From Nerophis ophidion isolate RoL-2023_Sa linkage group LG15, RoL_Noph_v1.0, whole genome shotgun sequence, one genomic window encodes:
- the and1 gene encoding actinodin1: protein MAGARRTGVTALLAATLMLMLLPADVSAGPVASKAKRDAGESIQEKAVSAASHRRLIRNRRNISWYKQHSDFWGWYKYFTDNGNQEAIQEMDRIYLAYLQNKNRAESRRSYKAYLSHLGDIYKSCADSDDPNCVASYTSRPKPEPPKPAPVKTCDPTKDAHCLYAALVSGKSPYLPLVLPASPPAPAPVKTPSPLYVRSALAKEPQSGYHYFAPSSISFLTKEQKAELLRICGAEDVECLQYHLRAAYGYSPSGGAPPSYAHLGCDPQKDPTCIPKLVPRAPSGLYMKYPNCDPLRDPYCAYSASQAAPRASKIPSPAGIGSCNPLLEDGCNPLTATKFASPPESYQQEEPDEAAALRAPAPAAEHYNDPYAMYRDAYASTNSVSDPYAMYRQANAPASPPANDPYAVLRRLMAHVQLNDPYSPPMEAAPESNPNDPFSAMREAATAMHRHSPPATRHQYPFSQSNYEEPIREERHPLGPPGKTKEGYDCFIGYDRECFPLKPSEPQPNAHHRIPFPAEAYEPHLNADGSRSGVLEPSNPHCDPEYDPDCRLRRFEPEQARPQLEPEPSQAEVAVESERLTEQDPYEAEPYQSGQEEPHMSFQPQSHVMPTLQDILRRYGDQFPEQGDYRKK, encoded by the exons CCGACGTGTCCGCCGGGCCGGTCGCCAGCAAAGCCAAGCGTGATG CGGGGGAGAGCATCCAGGAGAAGGCGGTGTCGGCAGCATCCCACAGGAGGCTAATCCGTAACCGCAGGAACATCAGCTGGTACAAGCAGCACTCGGACTTCTGGGGCTGGTACAAGTACTTCACGGACAACGGTAACCAGGAGGCG ATTCAGGAGATGGACCGCATCTACCTGGCGTACCTCCAGAACAAGAACCGCGCAGAGAGTCGTCGCTCCTACAAGGCTTACCTGAGTCACCTGGGGGATATCTACAAGTCCTGCGCCGACTCGGACGACCCCAACTGTGTGGCGTCGTACACCAGCAGGCCCAAGCCAGAGCCCCCGAAGCCTGCGCCGGTCAAAACCTGTGACCCCACCAAGGACGCACACTGCCTGTACGCTGCCTTGGTCTCGGGCAAGAGTCCGTATTTGCCGCTGGTGCTGCCTGCCTCCCCCCCTGCGCCTGCCCCCGTCAAGACCCCCAGCCCTCTCTATGTGCGTTCTGCCCTGGCCAAAGAGCCGCAGTCGGGTTACCACTACTTCGCACCGTCATCAATTTCTTTCCTTACTAAG GAGCAGAAGGCTGAGCTGCTGCGTATCTGTGGCGCCGAAGACGTCGAGTGTTTGCAGTACCACTTGAGAGCCGCCTATGGTTATTCACCGTCTGGCGGGGCCCCGCCCTCCTATGCCCACCTCGGCTGTGACCCCCAGAAGGACCCCACCTGCATACCCAAGCTTGTACCGAGGGCCCCCTCTGGTCTCTACATGAAGTACCCCAACTGTGACCCACTCAGGGACCCGTACTGCGCCTACTCTGCCTCCCAAGCG GCTCCCCGGGCCTCCAAAATCCCTTCCCCTGCTGGCATAGGGTCCTGTAACCCCCTCCTTGAGGATGGCTGCAACCCCCTTACCGCCACCAAGTTCGCCAGCCCCCCAGAGTCGTATCAACAAGAGGAACCCGATGAAGCCGCCGCCCTTCGTGCCCCTGCCCCTGCTGCCGAGCACTACAATGATCCATATGCCATGTATCGGGATGCTTATGCCAGCACTAACAGTGTTAGCGACCCTTACGCCATGTACCGCCAGGCCAACGCCCCAGCTTCGCCGCCCGCCAATGACCCGTATGCAGTGCTACGCCGCTTAATGGCTCACGTTCAGCTTAACGACCCATACTCCCCTCCCATGGAGGCGGCGCCCGAGTCCAACCCCAATGATCCCTTTTCTGCAATGAGAGAGGCCGCCACCGCCATGCACCGCCACAGTCCTCCCGCCACCCGGCACCAGTATCCATTCTCTCAGTCCAATTACGAGGAGCCCATTCGGGAGGAGCGCCACCCACTGGGCCCCCCGGGAAAAACCAAGGAGGGCTACGATTGCTTCATCGGCTACGACCGCGAGTGCTTCCCTTTAAAACCTAGTGAGCCTCAACCAAACGCTCACCACCGCATTCCCTTCCCCGCTGAGGCGTACGAGCCCCACCTGAACGCTGACGGCAGCCGCAGCGGCGTCCTGGAGCCCTCCAACCCACACTGCGACCCCGAGTACGACCCCGATTGTCGCCTGCGTCGATTCGAACCCGAGCAGGCCCGGCCCCAACTCGAGCCCGAGCCCAGCCAGGCGGAGGTGGCGGTGGAGAGCGAGCGGCTGACGGAGCAGGACCCATACGAGGCCGAGCCCTACCAGAGCGGCCAGGAGGAGCCTCACATGTCCTTCCAGCCGCAGTCCCACGTCATGCCCACCCTCCAGGACATACTGAGACGCTACGGGGACCAGTTCCCTGAGCAGGGCGACTACCGCAAAAAATAA